One Carassius auratus strain Wakin chromosome 3, ASM336829v1, whole genome shotgun sequence genomic region harbors:
- the LOC113043784 gene encoding protein NATD1, giving the protein MAQAAQMSVLDINSPLRVEHDKKRRQFSIRLNGSHDKAVLLYEYVGKKTVDLQHTEVPEAYRGREIAKHLAKAAMDFVVEEDLKAHLTCWYIQKYVKENPLPHYLEHVLH; this is encoded by the exons ATGGCCCAGGCTGCACAGATGAGCGTCCTTGACATCAACAGTCCTCTCCGAGTGGAGCACGACAAGAAAAGACGACAATTCAGCATCCGACTGAACG GGTCCCATGACAAGGCTGTATTGCTGTATGAGTATGTGGGGAAGAAGACCGTGGATCTGCAGCACACTGAGGTTCCTGAAGCTTATCGGGGACGAGAGATCGCCAAACACCTGGCCAAG GCTGCAATGGACTTTGTGGTGGAGGAGGACCTGAAAGCCCATTTGACCTGCTGGTACATCCAGAAATACGTCAAAGAAAACCCTCTCCCCCATTACTTGGAGCACGTCCTCCACTGA